In Falco peregrinus isolate bFalPer1 unplaced genomic scaffold, bFalPer1.pri scaffold_58, whole genome shotgun sequence, a single window of DNA contains:
- the LOC129783594 gene encoding ankyrin repeat domain-containing protein 26-like isoform X2, whose product MQNKRIMKEKIADYGQDRFNDIFNKLRADTEKQVYLIEERNKDLNAKRTDLREQVFKYETDVVERQGMFGQLQQELAAALKKQSMPEASLEVTTRYHSDLERDKLRLQKELEKTVKTKTQKQNMLALTSKDLHSTWEEHLKSRSHLEERVAQLDEEKAELLQQCESERKEVKKLVELKRPAELRLAQEMKRNLDLQKDCKRDGFLAW is encoded by the exons ATGCAGAACAAGAggatcatgaaagaaaaaatagcgGATTATGGGCAGGACCGgtttaatgacattttcaacAAACTTAGAgctgatacagaaaagcaagtttatCTAATAGAAGAGCGAAACAAGGATTTAAATGCCAAGCGTACTGATTTAAGGGAACAAGTCTTTAAATACGAGACTGACGTAGTAGAAAGACAG GGCATGTTTGGacaactgcagcaggagcttgcTGCTGCACTTAAAAAGCAATCTATGCCAGAAGCTTCACTTGAAGTTACTACGCGCTACCACAGTGACCTGGAGAGAGACAAGCTGCGCTTGCAAAAGGAGTTGGAAAAAACGGTGAAAACTAAG ACGCAGAAGCAGAACATGCTGGCTCTGACATCCAAGGACTTGCACAGCACGTGGGAGGAGCACTTGAAGTCAAGATCCCACCTTGAAGAGCGCGTTGCTCAGCTGGACGAGGAGAAGGCTGAACTGTTGCAACAG tgcgagagtgaaagaaaggaagtgaaGAAGCTGGTAGAGTTGAAACGCCCAGCTGAACTACGTCTGGcccaagaaatgaaaagaaacctcGATCTGCAGAAAGACTGTAAGAGGGACGGCTTTTTAGCGTGGTGA
- the LOC129783594 gene encoding ankyrin repeat domain-containing protein 26-like isoform X4 yields MQNKRIMKEKIADYGQDRFNDIFNKLRADTEKQVYLIEERNKDLNAKRTDLREQVFKYETDVVERQGMFGQLQQELAAALKKQSMPEASLEVTTRYHSDLERDKLRLQKELEKTVKTKTQKQNMLALTSKDLHSTWEEHLKSRSHLEERVAQLDEEKAELLQQRENGSTKSKQLPALLWCG; encoded by the exons ATGCAGAACAAGAggatcatgaaagaaaaaatagcgGATTATGGGCAGGACCGgtttaatgacattttcaacAAACTTAGAgctgatacagaaaagcaagtttatCTAATAGAAGAGCGAAACAAGGATTTAAATGCCAAGCGTACTGATTTAAGGGAACAAGTCTTTAAATACGAGACTGACGTAGTAGAAAGACAG GGCATGTTTGGacaactgcagcaggagcttgcTGCTGCACTTAAAAAGCAATCTATGCCAGAAGCTTCACTTGAAGTTACTACGCGCTACCACAGTGACCTGGAGAGAGACAAGCTGCGCTTGCAAAAGGAGTTGGAAAAAACGGTGAAAACTAAG ACGCAGAAGCAGAACATGCTGGCTCTGACATCCAAGGACTTGCACAGCACGTGGGAGGAGCACTTGAAGTCAAGATCCCACCTTGAAGAGCGCGTTGCTCAGCTGGACGAGGAGAAGGCTGAACTGTTGCAACAG agGGAAAATGGAAGTACAAAGTCAAAacagctgccagctctcctcTGGTGTGGCTGA
- the LOC129783594 gene encoding ankyrin repeat domain-containing protein 26-like isoform X3 has protein sequence MQNKRIMKEKIADYGQDRFNDIFNKLRADTEKQVYLIEERNKDLNAKRTDLREQVFKYETDVVERQGMFGQLQQELAAALKKQSMPEASLEVTTRYHSDLERDKLRLQKELEKTVKTKTQKQNMLALTSKDLHSTWEEHLKSRSHLEERVAQLDEEKAELLQQFAVQVEEAAEQSYEGTKGV, from the exons ATGCAGAACAAGAggatcatgaaagaaaaaatagcgGATTATGGGCAGGACCGgtttaatgacattttcaacAAACTTAGAgctgatacagaaaagcaagtttatCTAATAGAAGAGCGAAACAAGGATTTAAATGCCAAGCGTACTGATTTAAGGGAACAAGTCTTTAAATACGAGACTGACGTAGTAGAAAGACAG GGCATGTTTGGacaactgcagcaggagcttgcTGCTGCACTTAAAAAGCAATCTATGCCAGAAGCTTCACTTGAAGTTACTACGCGCTACCACAGTGACCTGGAGAGAGACAAGCTGCGCTTGCAAAAGGAGTTGGAAAAAACGGTGAAAACTAAG ACGCAGAAGCAGAACATGCTGGCTCTGACATCCAAGGACTTGCACAGCACGTGGGAGGAGCACTTGAAGTCAAGATCCCACCTTGAAGAGCGCGTTGCTCAGCTGGACGAGGAGAAGGCTGAACTGTTGCAACAG tttgctgtgcaggttgaagaggctgctgagcagagctacGAAGGAACTAAGGGTGTATGA
- the LOC129783594 gene encoding ankyrin repeat domain-containing protein 26-like isoform X5 has product MQNKRIMKEKIADYGQDRFNDIFNKLRADTEKQVYLIEERNKDLNAKRTDLREQVFKYETDVVERQGMFGQLQQELAAALKKQSMPEASLEVTTRYHSDLERDKLRLQKELEKTVKTKTQKQNMLALTSKDLHSTWEEHLKSRSHLEERVAQLDEEKAELLQQVEEAAEQSYEGTKGV; this is encoded by the exons ATGCAGAACAAGAggatcatgaaagaaaaaatagcgGATTATGGGCAGGACCGgtttaatgacattttcaacAAACTTAGAgctgatacagaaaagcaagtttatCTAATAGAAGAGCGAAACAAGGATTTAAATGCCAAGCGTACTGATTTAAGGGAACAAGTCTTTAAATACGAGACTGACGTAGTAGAAAGACAG GGCATGTTTGGacaactgcagcaggagcttgcTGCTGCACTTAAAAAGCAATCTATGCCAGAAGCTTCACTTGAAGTTACTACGCGCTACCACAGTGACCTGGAGAGAGACAAGCTGCGCTTGCAAAAGGAGTTGGAAAAAACGGTGAAAACTAAG ACGCAGAAGCAGAACATGCTGGCTCTGACATCCAAGGACTTGCACAGCACGTGGGAGGAGCACTTGAAGTCAAGATCCCACCTTGAAGAGCGCGTTGCTCAGCTGGACGAGGAGAAGGCTGAACTGTTGCAACAG gttgaagaggctgctgagcagagctacGAAGGAACTAAGGGTGTATGA
- the LOC129783594 gene encoding ankyrin repeat domain-containing protein 26-like isoform X1 has product MQNKRIMKEKIADYGQDRFNDIFNKLRADTEKQVYLIEERNKDLNAKRTDLREQVFKYETDVVERQGMFGQLQQELAAALKKQSMPEASLEVTTRYHSDLERDKLRLQKELEKTVKTKTQKQNMLALTSKDLHSTWEEHLKSRSHLEERVAQLDEEKAELLQQCESERKEVKKLVELKRPAELRLAQEMKRNLDLQKDCKRLKRLLSRATKELRVYEERGGLSQLNLQGEVKNRYSEVVNEIGRLRTKGSRLQ; this is encoded by the exons ATGCAGAACAAGAggatcatgaaagaaaaaatagcgGATTATGGGCAGGACCGgtttaatgacattttcaacAAACTTAGAgctgatacagaaaagcaagtttatCTAATAGAAGAGCGAAACAAGGATTTAAATGCCAAGCGTACTGATTTAAGGGAACAAGTCTTTAAATACGAGACTGACGTAGTAGAAAGACAG GGCATGTTTGGacaactgcagcaggagcttgcTGCTGCACTTAAAAAGCAATCTATGCCAGAAGCTTCACTTGAAGTTACTACGCGCTACCACAGTGACCTGGAGAGAGACAAGCTGCGCTTGCAAAAGGAGTTGGAAAAAACGGTGAAAACTAAG ACGCAGAAGCAGAACATGCTGGCTCTGACATCCAAGGACTTGCACAGCACGTGGGAGGAGCACTTGAAGTCAAGATCCCACCTTGAAGAGCGCGTTGCTCAGCTGGACGAGGAGAAGGCTGAACTGTTGCAACAG tgcgagagtgaaagaaaggaagtgaaGAAGCTGGTAGAGTTGAAACGCCCAGCTGAACTACGTCTGGcccaagaaatgaaaagaaacctcGATCTGCAGAAAGACTGTAAGAGG ttgaagaggctgctgagcagagctacGAAGGAACTAAGGGTGTATGAGGAGAGAGGGGGACTGTCCCAGCTTAATTTGCAGGGAGAAGTGAAGAACAGGTATTCTGAAGTGGTCAATGAAATTGGCAGATTAAGAACAAAG GGATCACGTCTACAATAA